The Populus alba chromosome 6, ASM523922v2, whole genome shotgun sequence genome contains a region encoding:
- the LOC118048217 gene encoding growth-regulating factor 4: MDFHLKQWRNQHEESGQQPSAKMPKLLMDPHQPQQHPHSSGSAAAFPLFLPEPSCKTSNLSAFPDSNTAANTRLPKIMGNYFSLEQWQELELQALIYRFMLAGAAIPPELLQPIKKTLLHSHSPHFLHHPLQLYYQPSLLQTGYWGRAAMDPEPGRCRRTDGKKWRCSRDVVAGHKYCERHLHRGRNRSRKLVENPTPTISTNITCIGIGGAGGTASAAAFNCSTTPTISEVVNGTHFSHTLESPSIHLNHSSKTESKGLIGPPPPNEVGNRSDGHILWHFFDDWPRSVDESDNINAGSSMNSFT, encoded by the exons ATGGACTTCCATCTGAAGCAATGGAGAAACCAGCATGAGGAGTCAGGGCAACAACCCTCTGCAAAGATGCCAAAACTCCTCATGGATCCCcatcaaccacaacaacatcCACACTCATCTGGGTCTGCTGCTGCCTTCCCTTTGTTTCTACCTGAGCCCAGCTGCAAAACCAGTAACCTGTCAGCATTTCCTGATTCAAACACAGCTGCAAACACCAGACTTCCTA AGATCATGGGGAATTACTTTAGCCTGGAACAGTGGCAAGAGCTAGAGCTGCAGGCTTTGATCTACAGATTCATGTTAGCCGGTGCAGCTATTCCTCCGGAGCTTCTCCAACCAATCAAGAAAACCCTTCTTCATTCTCACTCTCCACATTTCCTCCATCATCCTCTTCAACTATATTATCAGCCATCTT TATTGCAAACAGGGTATTGGGGAAGAGCAGCCATGGATCCGGAGCCAGGTCGGTGCCGGAGAACAGATGGTAAGAAATGGCGGTGCTCCAGAGACGTGGTGGCAGGGCACAAGTATTGCGAGCGCCACTTGCACCGTGGCCGCAACCGTTCAAGAAAGCTTGTGGAAAATCCCACACCTACAATATCCACTAACATCACTTGCATTGGTATTGGAGGTGCGGGTGGTACCGCATCAGCTGCTGCTTTCAATTGCAGTACCACACCAACCATATCAGAGGTGGTCAATGGGACTCATTTTTCGCATACACTAGAATCCCCTTCCATTCATCTCAATCATAG CTCCAAAACTGAAAGCAAGGGCTTAATTGGACCACCACCTCCAAATGAGGTTGGTAACAGGTCTGATGGCCACATTCTGTGGCATTTTTTTGATGACTGGCCACGATCCGTTGATGAATCCGACAATATTAATGCTGGAAGCTCAATGAACTCTTTTACCTGA